A region of Reichenbachiella carrageenanivorans DNA encodes the following proteins:
- the folP gene encoding dihydropteroate synthase, whose translation MKESKFINIKGKLMALSSPKVMGIVNLTADSFYDGGKIKSDQDLLTKVEGMMRDGVDILDIGAYSSRPGATDIPMREEWDAAVSGIDLILDRFPEAIISIDTFRATVAKGALEHGACIVNDISGGSLDQGMFDVIESTNVPYIMMHMRGNPQTMANLTDYDHLVSDIIDYFNEKVAALRKRGVKDIIIDPGFGFAKTKEQNFELLDKLELLNMVGVPMLCGVSRKSMISKELDVSPDEALNGTTALNMACLMKGASMLRVHDVKEAKETIQLFEAMTKSKK comes from the coding sequence ATGAAAGAGTCAAAATTCATCAATATAAAAGGCAAACTCATGGCCCTGTCTTCACCAAAAGTAATGGGTATTGTAAATCTAACTGCTGATTCATTCTACGACGGAGGGAAGATCAAATCTGATCAAGACCTGCTGACCAAAGTGGAAGGAATGATGAGGGACGGGGTAGATATTTTAGATATAGGCGCCTACTCTAGTAGACCAGGGGCTACTGATATCCCGATGCGTGAGGAGTGGGATGCTGCCGTTTCTGGAATCGACCTGATATTGGATCGTTTTCCAGAGGCTATTATCTCCATAGATACTTTTCGAGCTACCGTAGCGAAGGGGGCCTTAGAGCATGGCGCTTGCATAGTCAACGACATTTCTGGTGGTAGTCTGGATCAGGGAATGTTCGACGTGATTGAGTCTACCAATGTGCCCTATATTATGATGCACATGAGAGGTAACCCTCAAACCATGGCCAATCTTACGGACTACGATCACTTGGTTTCAGATATTATTGATTATTTTAATGAAAAGGTTGCTGCACTAAGAAAAAGAGGAGTTAAAGACATAATTATTGATCCAGGTTTTGGTTTTGCAAAGACTAAAGAGCAGAATTTCGAGTTGTTAGATAAGTTGGAACTGCTTAATATGGTAGGTGTACCGATGCTGTGCGGAGTGTCGCGCAAGTCGATGATATCCAAAGAACTGGATGTATCGCCAGACGAAGCACTCAATGGCACTACTGCACTTAATATGGCCTGCCTAATGAAAGGGGCGAGTATGTTAAGAGTTCATGATGTAAAAGAGGCCAAAGAGACAATTCAATTGTTTGAAGCCATGACAAAAAGTAAAAAATGA
- the cdaA gene encoding diadenylate cyclase CdaA, whose amino-acid sequence MILGFQIGFLEIGWVDVFDILFVSFFLYHVYKLMKGSVAIKIFLGFLFLYLIYLVVKAVDMELLSIILGQFMGVGVIAVIVLFQQEIRKFLLLLGKTTVFEEGNILKNVQHFFHEKYDKNHLDVSPIIDGIKNMAGSNTGALIVFSRSSELKFFADSGDRLEAKISKRLIMAIFNKHSPLHDGAIIINNNRIVAARCILPVSERDDIPAQYGLRHRAALGMSETTDSLVVIVSEETGQLTVARGGSFEHNLSTQEVRARINEYLSNLDDTKNESLMTKAIKPDQKEKISKKDAKESSKQELPVD is encoded by the coding sequence ATGATATTAGGATTTCAAATAGGGTTTTTAGAAATCGGTTGGGTAGATGTTTTTGACATCCTGTTCGTCAGTTTCTTCTTGTATCATGTTTACAAACTGATGAAAGGTAGTGTAGCCATTAAGATTTTCTTGGGCTTTCTGTTTCTCTATTTGATCTACTTGGTGGTGAAAGCCGTAGATATGGAACTGCTCAGTATTATTTTGGGGCAGTTTATGGGCGTAGGAGTTATTGCGGTTATTGTTTTGTTTCAGCAAGAAATTAGAAAATTTTTGTTGCTTCTGGGCAAAACCACCGTATTCGAAGAGGGCAATATTTTGAAAAATGTCCAGCATTTTTTTCATGAAAAGTATGACAAAAACCACTTGGATGTATCGCCTATTATCGACGGAATCAAAAATATGGCGGGCTCAAACACAGGGGCACTGATTGTCTTTTCAAGAAGTTCAGAACTTAAGTTTTTTGCGGATTCAGGAGATAGGCTCGAAGCTAAAATATCCAAACGTCTCATCATGGCGATATTCAATAAGCATTCCCCGTTGCATGATGGAGCCATTATCATCAATAACAATCGGATAGTAGCAGCCAGGTGTATTTTGCCAGTTTCGGAGCGTGACGATATACCTGCGCAGTATGGTTTGAGACATCGAGCAGCTTTAGGGATGTCTGAGACTACAGACTCGTTGGTCGTGATTGTGTCTGAAGAGACTGGTCAGCTTACGGTAGCTCGTGGTGGTTCGTTTGAGCACAATCTCTCTACGCAGGAAGTACGTGCCCGAATCAACGAATACTTGAGCAACCTAGATGATACGAAGAACGAAAGCTTAATGACCAAGGCCATCAAGCCAGATCAAAAAGAGAAAATAAGTAAAAAAGACGCTAAAGAATCTTCTAAGCAAGAGCTGCCTGTCGACTAA
- a CDS encoding DUF4293 domain-containing protein: protein MIQRIQSIFLFLVAASMIGMLFFPVWNKLDGEKSELVELTAFKFTHTKKDIETGEIATISEGQTFYIAILAIMAAGLALYSISKFNNRLLQMKLGALNSLFMGGVMGLIVYHVYQAEALIAPTQQGNYLFAFYLGVSALLFNLLSNRFIRRDEKLVRSADRIR from the coding sequence ATGATACAAAGAATTCAGTCTATATTTTTATTTCTAGTGGCAGCCAGTATGATTGGCATGCTATTTTTTCCTGTTTGGAATAAGCTAGATGGAGAAAAGAGCGAGTTGGTGGAATTGACCGCATTCAAATTCACCCACACCAAAAAAGACATTGAAACTGGCGAAATTGCTACGATTTCAGAAGGTCAGACTTTCTATATCGCTATCCTTGCCATTATGGCTGCTGGTTTGGCTCTGTATTCCATATCTAAGTTCAACAACCGATTGCTTCAAATGAAGTTAGGTGCACTCAATTCACTTTTTATGGGTGGAGTCATGGGATTGATCGTGTACCATGTCTATCAGGCAGAGGCGCTGATTGCCCCCACGCAGCAGGGCAACTACCTATTTGCTTTCTATTTAGGTGTATCCGCTTTACTCTTTAATTTACTTTCCAATAGATTCATTCGTAGAGATGAAAAACTGGTAAGGTCTGCAGATCGTATCCGATAA
- the htpG gene encoding molecular chaperone HtpG, which yields MQEKGNISIHTENIFPIIKKFLYSDHEIFLRELVSNAVDASQKLKQLSGMGEYKGELGELRVEVSFDEKAKTITISDKGIGLTADEIKKYINQIAFSGATEFVEKYKDKGDEQQIIGHFGLGFYSAFMVADKVEINSLSYQEGAESANWICDGSTEFEIKPGDRTERGTDIILHINEESAEFLNQARLQGILTKYCKFLPVEIKFGEKDESVKDGEDKDGKPQYKTVKKDNIINNPSPLWTKSPSELKDEDYLAFYRELYPFSEEPLFWIHLNVDYPFNLTGVLYFPKVKNELELQKNKIQLYSRQVFITDEVKDVVPEFLMLLHGVIDSPDIPLNVSRSFLQADGAVKKINTYITKKVADKLSELFKKDRKVFEDKWDNIGLFVKYGMLSDEKFYDKAKDFALLQNTDGECFTFDEYKEKVSVLQKDKDDNLVYLYATDPAKQHAFIESVKNKTYDVLKFDGPLDSHFIGTLEHKLEKTQLKRVDAETVDKLIDKDEKVESVLSDKEKETAKTLFEKAIDDKNSTVNVESLAADDMPVIVTMPEFMRRMKDMQKQGGGGMMMMGDMPDQYTVAVNANHPLIAKILKTENNEQLARQAYDLALLSQGLLEGAALTSFIKRSVAISAE from the coding sequence ATGCAAGAGAAAGGTAATATTTCGATTCATACCGAGAATATTTTCCCCATCATCAAGAAGTTTTTATACTCTGATCACGAAATATTCTTGAGAGAACTAGTGTCTAACGCAGTAGATGCTTCGCAGAAACTGAAACAACTGTCCGGTATGGGCGAATACAAAGGCGAGTTGGGCGAACTGAGAGTGGAGGTGAGTTTTGACGAAAAAGCGAAAACCATCACTATATCTGACAAGGGTATCGGGCTGACGGCTGATGAAATCAAAAAATATATCAATCAAATTGCATTTTCAGGAGCAACGGAGTTTGTAGAAAAATACAAAGACAAAGGCGACGAGCAGCAAATCATTGGTCATTTTGGGTTGGGTTTTTACTCTGCATTTATGGTGGCAGACAAAGTGGAAATCAATTCATTGTCTTATCAAGAAGGTGCTGAGTCAGCTAACTGGATTTGTGATGGTAGTACTGAATTTGAAATCAAACCAGGAGACAGAACTGAGCGTGGTACCGATATTATCCTGCACATCAACGAGGAGTCTGCAGAGTTTTTGAATCAAGCCAGGCTGCAAGGCATCTTGACGAAGTATTGCAAGTTTTTACCTGTAGAGATCAAATTTGGTGAGAAAGACGAAAGTGTAAAGGATGGTGAAGACAAAGATGGTAAGCCTCAATACAAGACTGTAAAGAAGGACAACATCATCAACAATCCTTCTCCTCTATGGACAAAGTCTCCTTCAGAGCTTAAAGATGAAGATTACTTGGCATTTTATAGAGAGTTGTACCCATTCTCAGAAGAGCCATTATTCTGGATTCATTTGAATGTAGATTACCCATTCAACCTTACAGGGGTACTTTATTTCCCTAAGGTAAAAAATGAATTAGAGCTGCAGAAAAATAAAATACAATTGTATTCACGCCAAGTGTTTATCACTGACGAAGTGAAAGATGTAGTGCCTGAATTTTTGATGCTGCTACATGGTGTGATAGACTCTCCAGACATTCCTCTCAATGTGTCTAGAAGCTTCTTGCAGGCCGACGGTGCAGTAAAGAAAATCAACACTTACATTACCAAAAAAGTGGCCGATAAATTGTCTGAGCTGTTCAAAAAAGACAGAAAAGTTTTTGAAGACAAGTGGGACAATATTGGTTTGTTTGTGAAGTACGGCATGCTCAGCGATGAGAAGTTTTACGACAAAGCCAAAGACTTTGCGTTGTTACAAAACACAGATGGAGAGTGCTTTACTTTCGATGAGTACAAAGAAAAAGTTTCAGTTCTTCAAAAAGACAAAGACGACAACTTAGTCTACTTGTATGCTACAGATCCAGCAAAGCAGCATGCATTCATCGAGTCTGTCAAAAACAAAACGTATGATGTGTTGAAGTTTGATGGGCCGTTGGATAGCCATTTCATTGGCACGCTAGAGCACAAATTGGAAAAGACGCAATTGAAACGTGTAGATGCAGAGACGGTAGACAAACTGATTGACAAAGATGAAAAGGTAGAATCTGTACTTTCAGACAAAGAAAAAGAAACTGCCAAGACGCTTTTCGAAAAGGCTATCGATGACAAAAACTCTACAGTAAATGTGGAATCGTTGGCGGCGGATGATATGCCAGTGATCGTGACCATGCCTGAGTTTATGCGTAGAATGAAGGATATGCAGAAGCAAGGAGGTGGCGGTATGATGATGATGGGCGATATGCCAGATCAGTATACCGTGGCAGTAAATGCCAACCACCCGTTGATTGCGAAGATATTGAAGACAGAAAACAATGAGCAACTGGCTCGTCAGGCATATGACCTAGCGCTCTTGTCGCAGGGCTTGCTAGAAGGAGCAGCTTTGACTAGTTTTATCAAGCGATCTGTAGCCATTAGTGCTGAGTAA